In one Solanum dulcamara chromosome 1, daSolDulc1.2, whole genome shotgun sequence genomic region, the following are encoded:
- the LOC129880381 gene encoding 3-isopropylmalate dehydrogenase, chloroplastic, producing the protein MALQIAKRLLRSRGNSVAPSIKFLDRTFTSESNSNLIRATLFPGDGIGPEIAESVRQIFKVAEVPIEWEEHYVGKEIDPRTNSFLTWESLESVRRNKVGLKGPMATPIGKGHRSLNLTLRKELNLYANVRPCYSLPGYKTRYDDVNLITIRENTEGEYSGLEHQVVRGVVESLKIITRQASLRVAEYAFHYAKTHGRERVSAIHKANIMQKTDGLFLKCCREVAEKYPEIKYEEVVIDNCCMMLVKNPALFDVLVMPNLYGDIISDLCAGLIGGLGLTPSCNIGEGGIALAEAVHGSAPDIAGKNLANPTALLLSSVSMLRHLELHDKADRIQDAILKTIAEGKYRTGDLGGTASTTEFTNAICDHL; encoded by the exons ATGGCTCTTCAGATTGCGAAAAGACTCCTTCGAAGCCGCGGTAATTCAGTTGCACCGtcgattaagtttttggatCGGACCTTCACTTCCGAATCTAATTCCAACTTGATCCGGGCTACTCTTTTCCCCGGCGATGGTATTGGACCTGAGATCGCCGAGTCCGTCAGGCAG ATATTCAAGGTTGCTGAGGTACCAATTGAATGGGAAGAACACTATGTGGGGAAGGAGATAGACCCTAGAACGAACAGCTTTCTAACATGGGAAAGTCTTGAATCAGTGAGACGGAATAAGGTTGGTTTGAAAGGGCCAATGGCCACTCCTATTGGAAAAGGCCATCGTTCCTTGAACCTTACATTGAGGAAGGAGTTAAATCTATATGCCAATGTTAGACCTTGCTACAGCCTACCTGGATATAAGACTCGCTACGATGATGTGAATCTCATCACTATTAGAGAGAACACTGAAGGAGAGTACAGTGGTCTTGAACATCAA GTAGTAAGGGGTGTGGTTGAAAGTCTCAAGATCATCACCCGTCAAGCAAGTTTAAGGGTTGCAGAGTATGCATTTCACTATGCCAAGACCCATGGAAGAGAGAGAGTGTCTGCAATTCACAAAGCCAACATCATGCAAAAGACAGACGGTCTTTTTCTTAAG TGTTGCCGAGAGGTCGCGGAGAAGTACCCTGAGATAAAGTATGAGGAAGTTGTCATTGACAATTGCTGTATGATG CTTGTGAAAAATCCAGCACTTTTTGATGTTCTGGTGATGCCTAACCTGTATGGTGACATAATCAGTGATCTTTGTGCTGGTTTGATTGGTGGTTTGGGCTTAACTCCAAG TTGCAATATTGGCGAGGGAGGTATTGCTCTTGCTGAGGCCGTGCATGGTTCAGCACCTGATATTGCCGGAAAG AATTTGGCGAATCCAACTGCTTTGCTTTTGAGTTCTGTCTCTATGCTTCGTCATCTAGAGCTTCATGATAAAGCTGATCGTATCCAAGATGCCATCCTAAAAACAATTGCAGAGGGAAAGTACCGAACAGGCGACCTTGGAGGCACCGCATCAACAACTGAGTTCACGAATGCCATCTGCGATCATCTTTGA
- the LOC129889753 gene encoding AT-hook motif nuclear-localized protein 28-like, producing MKGKYIEERKNQSNNIYMFAKLHQTQNFHHHHQPPPSQPAASTAAPPPTSANDGATIEVIRRPRGRPPGSKNKPKPESNFILTTRDDHVEKPTMSPYILEIPIGADIIDSIYRFCGNQNMGLCILNGSGTVTNVTLKQPSINPADSTITFHGSFNILSISATIIPSDFSRVPNGFSISLAGPQGQVVGGPVIGPLLSAGPVCLIAATFNNPFYHKFPAGDDGDGGHSPVSDAGDSGPSPGSTHQEYCYSSNQLPSDVIWAPTARQPLLY from the coding sequence atgaaaggaaaatatatagaagaaagaaaaaaccaGTCTAACAATATCTACATGTTTGCTAAACTTCATCAAACACAAAATTTCCACCATCACCATCAACCGCCACCATCACAACCTGCAGCATCCACCGCAGCACCGCCGCCTACATCCGCCAACGACGGCGCTACCATCGAAGTCATCCGCCGTCCACGTGGCCGTCCACCCGGGTCGAAAAACAAACCCAAACCCGAATCCAATTTCATCTTAACAACACGTGATGATCATGTGGAAAAACCCACCATGAGTCCTTACATCCTCGAAATTCCAATCGGAGCTGATATTATCGATTCGATTTATCGATTTTGCGGGAATCAAAATATGGGTCTATGTATTCTAAACGGGTCGGGTACTGTTACAAATGTTACTCTTAAACAACCTTCAATTAACCCAGCTGATTCTACAATTACCTTCCATGGAAGCTTCAATATTCTTTCAATTTCAGCTACAATTATTCCAAGTGATTTTTCTAGGGTTCCAAATGGGTTCAGTATTTCGTTAGCTGGGCCACAAGGTCAAGTTGTTGGCGGGCCTGTAATTGGGCCGCTTTTATCAGCTGGGCCTGTATGTTTAATTGCTGCGACGTTTAATAATCCTTTTTATCATAAGTTTCCGGCGGGGGATGACGGCGACGGCGGTCATTCGCCGGTTTCAGATGCCGGAGATAGTGGGCCTTCACCGGGATCAACTCATCAGGAGTATTGTTATAGTTCTAATCAGTTGCCATCGGATGTGATATGGGCACCTACTGCTAGACAACCACTGCTTTACTGA